Proteins found in one Brachypodium distachyon strain Bd21 chromosome 5, Brachypodium_distachyon_v3.0, whole genome shotgun sequence genomic segment:
- the LOC106865387 gene encoding protein MEI2-like 4 isoform X4, producing MEPYKLMDQKTSFGEHKLLGQQRHANLPPTAWRADQDPAEQHDSFSKPLALFPHVRKGHLSAIHYENGLFSSSLPDIFDKKLRLTSQNGLVGQPVEKELNNVDDEPFELTQEIEAQVIGNLLPNDDDLLSGVLDNVGYPACANNRDDMDDDIFYTGGGMELETDDNNNKLLKLNSIASNGQTGLNGILSGENPYGEHPSRTLFIRNIDGIVEDSELELLFQKYGEIQTLYTACKHHGFVMVSYYDIRSAETAMKALQSKPFRNWKLDIHYSVPKENTLEKDNNQGTLAVFNLDPSVTNDDLRHIFGGYGKIKEIHETSQQGHHKYIEFYDVRAAEAALYVLNRSDIAGKTIKLVPCCVGDTKRFLHNSLMQHRPPGLEPEDFGVCKPGNATSPLTNYYGSVNMASTGPEHGISRVVRTRVQPPINQFRERNFLDIPSITPQSQSMSSPVRIATAGTHKNHSALGEHGHSLGRMNGHLNYGYQGMGAFHPHSLPEFDNSQSNCIPYNLSTIPPIGVKSNSRTADGIDSRHLYKVCSANLSGHSSGHSEALGVSRTGSCPLHGHQVAWNNSNNSHHHTSSPMLWPNSGPFINNIPSCPPTQVHGISRASRMLENALPMNHHVGSAPAVNPSIWDRRHGYAGERMEVPSFHPGSAGSRGFPGSPHLHQLELSSMFPQSRGNPAMSPAHIGARSPQQRGHMFHGRSHIGPLPSSFDSPVERTRSRRNESCANQSDSKRQYELDIERIACGEDSRTTLMIKNIPNKYTSKMLLTAIDENHRGTYDFIYLPIDFKNKCNVGYAFINMITPEHIVPFYKIFHGKRWEKFNSEKVASLAYARIQGKSALIAHFQNSSLMNEDKRCRPILFHSHGPNAGDQEPFPLGTHIRSRPGRSRILSCEDSLSTSANSWTPSNGSRHTSGYPKEADPTTA from the exons ATGGAACCATACAAGTTGATGGACCAGAAAACTTCCTTTGGTGAGCACAAGTTGCTGGGCCAACAAAGGCATGCAAACCTGCCCCCAACCGCCTGGAGAGCTGATCAAGATCCTGCAGAACAGCATGATTCATTTTCGAAGCCATTGGCTTTATTTCCTCATGTTAGGAAGGGACATTTAAGTGCGATCCATTATGAGAATGGGCTTTTCTCAAGCTCCCTTCCAGACATTTTTGACAAGAAAT TGAGACTAACATCACAGAATGGACTTGTTGGTCAGCCTGTCGAAAAGGAACTCAACAATGTTGATGACGAGCCTTTTGAGTTAACTCAGGAAATTGAGGCACAAGTAATTGGCAATCTGCTCCCTAATGACGATGACTTATTATCAGGTGTTCTTGACAATGTGGGGTACCCTGCCTGTGCTAATAACAGGGATGACATGGATGATGACATATTCTATACTGGAGGTGGAATGGAATTGGAAACTGATGATAATAATAACAAACTGTTAAAACTTAACAGTATAGCCAGCAACGGTCAGACTGGGTTAAATGGCATACTGTCTGGCGAAAACCCATACGGGGAACACCCCTCGAGAACCCTCTTTATTAGAAACATCGATGGTATTGTTGAGGACTCTGAATTGGAACTCCTATTTCAG AAATATGGAGAAATCCAAACTCTTTACACTGCCTGCAAACATCATGGTTTTGTGATGGTATCTTACTATGATATAAGATCGGCAGAAACGGCCATGAAGGCACTTCAAAGCAAGCCATTTAGGAACTGGAAACTTGACATACATTACTCTGTCCCAAAG GAGAATACATTAGAGAAAGATAATAACCAGGGCACACTTGCCGTGTTTAACCTTGACCCGTCTGTAACTAATGATGATCTTCGTCATATATTTGGTGGCTATGGTAAAATCAAGGAG atTCATGAGACTTCACAACAGGGTCATCACAAATACATAGAGTTTTATGATGTCAGAGCAGCTGAAGCTGCACTTTATGTGTTAAATAGGAGCGATATTGCAGGAAAGACAATCAAATTGGTGCCCTGCTGCGTGGGAGACACTAAACG GTTTCTTCATAACAGTTTGATGCAGCATAGGCCTCCTGGGTTGGAGCCGGAAGACTTTGGTGTATGCAAACCAGGAAATGCAACTAGTCCGCTGACAAATTACTATG GTTCGGTCAACATGGCATCCACTGGCCCTGAACATGGGATTTCTCGGGTTGTACGTACCAGAGTTCAGCCGCCAATAAACCAATTTAGGGAGAGAAATTTTCTGGATATTCCCTCAATTACTCCGCAAAGCCAAAGCATGTCCTCTCCTGTTAGAATTGCAACTGCAGGAACACATAAGAACCACTCTGCTCTTGGTGAGCATGGTCATTCACTTGGAAGGATGAATGGACACTTGAACTATGGATATCAAGGGATGGGAGCTTTTCATCCTCATTCACTTCCCGAGTTTGACAACAGCCAAAGTAATTGTATTCCTTACAACCTAAGCACAATACCACCCATTGGAGTTAAGAGCAATTCTAGAACTGCTGACGGAATTGATAGCAGGCATTTGTACAAAGTTTGTTCTGCTAACCTTAGCGGTCATTCTTCTGGTCATAGTGAAG CACTCGGGGTTTCAAGAACAGGAAGCTGCCCCCTCCATGGCCACCAAGTAGCATGGAATAATTCAAATAACTCCCATCATCATACCTCTTCTCCCATGCTGTGGCCGAACTCGGGGCCATTTATCAATAATATACCATCTTGCCCTCCTACGCAAGTTCATGGAATTTCAAGAGCATCTCGGATGCTTGAAAATGCCCTTCCAATGAATCATCATGTCGGTTCTGCACCAGCTGTCAATCCATCAATCTGGGATAGGAGACATGGGTATGCAGGGGAGCGGATGGAAGTACCAAGCTTCCATCCTGGGAGTGCTGGAAGCAGGGGTTTCCCTGGTAGTCCGCATCTGCATCAGTTGGAGCTCTCTAGTATGTTTCCTCAGAGTAGAGGGAACCCAGCCATGTCCCCAGCACATATTGGTGCTCGATCTCCCCAGCAGAGGGGGCATATGTTTCATGGAAGGAGTCATATAGGTCCCCTTCCATCCTCATTTGATTCACCTGTTGAACGTACAAGGAGCCGAAGAAATGAGTCATGTGCTAACCAATCTGATAGCAAAAGGCAGTATGAGCTTGACATCGAGCGTATAGCCTGTGGCGAGGATTCTCGGACTACACTAATGATAAAGAATATCCCAAACAA GTATACCTCAAAGATGCTTTTGACTGCTATTGATGAAAATCATAGGGGAACTTATGATTTTATCTACCTGCCAATTGACTTTAAG AATAAATGCAATGTGGGTTATGCATTCATCAATATGATTACTCCAGAGCATATTGTTCCATTTTATAAG ATATTTCATGGGAAAAGGTGGGAGAAATTCAATAGTGAGAAGGTGGCATCACTTGCATATGCTAGAATCCAAGGAAAATCAGCTCTAATTGCTCACTTCCAGAACTCAAGTTTGATGAATGAGGATAAACGTTGCCGCCCTATACTCTTCCACTCACATGGTCCAAATGCCGGAGATCAA GAACCGTTCCCTCTGGGAACACACATCCGTTCTAGGCCTGGGAGATCCAGGATTTTGAGCTGTGAAGACAGCCTATCGACCTCCGCCAACAGTTGGACTCCCTCCAACGGAAGCAGACACACTTCAGGCTACCCAAAGGAGGCTGACCCGACCACAGCTTGA